A window of the Primulina eburnea isolate SZY01 unplaced genomic scaffold, ASM2296580v1 ctg1308_ERROPOS1070381+, whole genome shotgun sequence genome harbors these coding sequences:
- the LOC140820643 gene encoding uncharacterized protein, which translates to MSGSSETKLVQELILYAASAALSCLVLFVGLRQLDPNREASKKALENKKEIAKRLGRPLIQTNSYEDVIACDVVNPDEIDVKFDSIGGLESIKQALYDIVILPLRRPELFSRGKLLCPQKGVLLYGPPGTGKTMLAKAIAKESGAVFINVRISNLMSKWFGDAQKLVAAVFSLAYKLQPAIIFIDEVDSFLGQRKSTDHEALTNMKTEFMALWDGFTTDQSARVMVLAATNRPSEIDEAILRRLPQAFEIGIPDRRERAAILKVLLKDEKVADDIDYDRISGQCDGYTGSDLLELCKKAAYFPIRDLLNDEKSGKPAPEPRPLSMNDLERVLTTTTKTKVAAGEYIRLSSLSSGWSAQRESDDYQTVINELSKLVVSQILNIRSDAQDH; encoded by the exons ATGAGTGGTTCGTCGGAGACGAAATTGGTTCAGGAACTGATTCTATACGCCGCGAGCGCCGCCCTCAGCTGCTTGGTGTTGTTCGTCGGGCTCAGGCAGCTCGACCCTAACCGCGAAGCTTCCAAAAAGGCTCTGGAGAACAAGAAAGAAATCGCCAAGCGTTTAGGCCGACCTCTCATCCAAACAAATTCATACGAG GATGTTATAGCATGTGATGTCGTCAACCCGGATGAAATTGATGTGAAATTCGATTCTATTGGAGGATTGGAATCCATTAAACAAGCATTGTATGATATTGTCATTCTGCCACTACGAAGACCCGAGCTGTTTTCTCGGGGGAAGCTTCTTTGTCCACAAAAAGGTGTTTTGCTATATGGACCACCGGGCACTGGGAAGACAATGCTTGCAAAAGCAATTGCAAAAGAGTCAGGAGCTGTTTTTATCAATGTTAGAATATCAAATCTAATGAGCAAATGGTTTGGCGACGCTCAGAAATTAG TGGCTGCTGTATTCTCCTTGGCCTACAAGCTCCAGCCAGCTATTATTTTCATTGATGAAGTGGATAGTTTCTTAGGCCAACGCAAGAGTACAGATCATGAAGCACTGACAAATATGAAGACCGAATTTATGGCTTTGTGGGATGGTTTCACTACTGATC AAAGCGCTAGGGTGATGGTGCTTGCTGCAACCAATCGTCCATCAGAAATTGATGAAGCAATTCTTCGACGTCTTCCTCAGGCATTTGAAATTGGGATTCCTGATCGCCGAGAAAGGGCAGCTATATTGAAAGTTCTTTTAAAGGATGAGAAGGTAGCAGATGACATTGATTATGACCGAATTTCCGGCCAATGTGATGGATACACTGGTTCAGATCTTCTAGAACTTTGCAAAAAAGCAGCCTATTTTCCTATTAGGGACCTGCTTAATGATGAGAAGAGTGGAAAGCCAGCTCCG GAGCCAAGACCTTTATCAATGAATGATTTGGAAAGGGTCCTCACCACAACCACAAaaacaaaagttgcagcagGTGAATACATCCGATTAAGCTCGCTGTCGTCAGGATGGTCAGCCCAAAGAGAATCAGATGATTATCAAACTGTCATTAATGAGCTTTCTAAGCTGGTGGTTTCCCAAATTTTGAACATTCGGTCGGATGCTCAAGATCATTAA